The Pseudomonas allokribbensis genome has a window encoding:
- the lepB gene encoding signal peptidase I — MSLNFPLLLVIAVFVCGLLALLDLLILAPRRRAAITSYQGSVSQPDVVVVEKLNKEPLLVEYGKSFFPVLFIVLVLRSFLVEPFQIPSGSMKPTLDVGDFILVNKFSYGIRLPVIDKKVIEVGDPQRGDVMVFRYPSDPNVNYIKRVVGLPGDTVRYTADKRLFVNGESIAEQLVGSEPGTLGSAELYKEKLGAAEHLIRKEMSRYRATPDHTWTVPAGHYFMMGDNRDNSNDSRYWDDPNIPKDLLGMVPDQNIVGKAFAVWMSWPEPKLSHLPNFSRVGLIK, encoded by the coding sequence ATGTCACTAAATTTCCCGCTGTTGCTGGTTATCGCCGTGTTCGTCTGCGGCCTGTTGGCGTTGCTCGATCTGTTGATCCTGGCACCGCGTCGGCGCGCCGCCATCACTTCCTATCAGGGCAGCGTCAGCCAGCCTGACGTAGTGGTGGTCGAGAAGCTGAACAAGGAACCGCTGCTGGTCGAATACGGCAAGTCGTTCTTCCCGGTGCTGTTCATCGTGCTGGTGCTGCGTTCGTTCCTGGTGGAGCCTTTCCAGATTCCGTCCGGTTCGATGAAGCCGACCCTGGACGTTGGCGACTTCATTCTGGTGAACAAGTTTTCTTACGGGATCCGCCTGCCGGTGATCGACAAGAAAGTCATCGAAGTCGGTGATCCGCAACGCGGCGATGTGATGGTGTTCCGCTACCCGAGCGACCCGAACGTCAACTACATCAAGCGTGTGGTGGGTCTGCCGGGTGACACGGTGCGTTACACCGCCGACAAGCGTCTGTTCGTCAATGGCGAGTCGATTGCCGAGCAACTGGTCGGCTCCGAGCCGGGCACCCTTGGCAGCGCTGAGCTCTACAAGGAAAAACTCGGCGCCGCCGAGCACCTGATCCGCAAGGAAATGAGCCGCTACCGCGCCACACCGGACCATACCTGGACCGTGCCGGCCGGGCACTATTTCATGATGGGCGACAACCGCGACAACTCGAACGACAGTCGCTACTGGGATGATCCGAACATTCCCAAGGATCTGCTGGGCATGGTTCCCGACCAGAACATCGTCGGCAAGGCCTTCGCGGTCTGGATGAGCTGGCCGGAACCGAAACTCAGCCACCTGCCGAATTTCTCGCGGGTCGGCCTGATCAAGTAA
- the rnc gene encoding ribonuclease III gives MSVSLSRLERQLGYTFKDQELMVLALTHRSFAGRNNERLEFLGDAILNFVAGEALFDRFPLAREGQLSRLRARLVKGETLAVLARGFDLGEYLRLGSGELKSGGFRRESILADALEALIGAIYLDAGMEVARERVLAWLAGEFEGLTLVDTNKDPKTRLQEFLQSRGCDLPRYEVVDIQGEPHCRTFFVECEVVLLNEKSRGQGVSRRIAEQVAAAAALIALGVENGND, from the coding sequence GTGAGCGTTTCTCTAAGCCGTCTCGAGCGTCAGCTCGGTTACACCTTCAAGGACCAGGAACTGATGGTCCTGGCCCTCACGCACCGCAGCTTTGCCGGACGCAACAACGAGCGTCTGGAATTCCTCGGCGATGCGATCCTCAACTTCGTCGCCGGCGAGGCACTCTTCGACCGCTTCCCGCTGGCCCGCGAAGGCCAGTTGTCGCGTTTGCGTGCACGTCTGGTGAAAGGTGAGACCCTGGCGGTATTGGCCCGTGGTTTCGATCTGGGCGAATACCTGCGCCTGGGTTCCGGTGAGCTGAAAAGCGGCGGTTTCCGTCGCGAATCGATTCTGGCCGATGCCCTCGAAGCGCTGATCGGCGCGATCTACCTCGACGCCGGCATGGAAGTCGCCCGCGAGCGCGTTCTGGCCTGGCTGGCCGGCGAGTTCGAAGGTCTGACACTGGTCGACACCAACAAGGATCCGAAGACCCGCCTGCAGGAATTCCTGCAATCGCGCGGTTGCGACCTGCCACGCTATGAAGTGGTGGATATCCAGGGTGAGCCGCACTGCCGTACCTTCTTCGTCGAGTGCGAAGTTGTCCTATTGAATGAAAAAAGCCGGGGTCAGGGCGTGAGCCGTCGCATTGCCGAACAGGTAGCGGCCGCTGCAGCACTGATTGCCCTGGGTGTGGAGAATGGCAATGACTGA
- the lptF gene encoding LPS export ABC transporter permease LptF, producing the protein MIVFRYLSREVLLTLSAVSAVLLVIIMSGRFIKYLAQAAAGQLDPGSLFLIMGYRLPGFMQLILPLGLFLGILLAYGRLYLESEMTVLSATGMSQQRLFRMTLFPATLVALVVAWLSLSLAPQGANQFQLLLNKQDALTEFDTLEPGRFQALRDGTRVTYTENLSDDRVNLGSVFISQKNLGANQADRGISVLVAEKGRQEVRPDGNRYLILHNGYRYDGSPGLANYRAIHYETYGVLLPKPDVSEEVTDRDAMPTSTLMASDDIRAKTELQWRLSLPLLVFIVTLMAVPLSRVNPRQGRFLKLLPAILLYMAYLTILIAARGALEKGKIPASLGLWWVHGIFLVIGIGLLYWEPLRLKMASRRSAALEVARG; encoded by the coding sequence TTGATCGTCTTCCGTTATCTGTCCCGCGAAGTCCTGTTGACCCTGAGTGCGGTGAGTGCCGTGCTGCTGGTCATCATCATGAGCGGTCGCTTCATCAAATACCTTGCCCAGGCCGCTGCGGGCCAGCTCGATCCGGGATCGCTGTTCCTGATCATGGGCTACCGTCTGCCGGGCTTCATGCAGTTGATTCTGCCGCTGGGTCTGTTCCTCGGGATCCTGCTGGCGTACGGCCGGTTGTATCTGGAAAGCGAAATGACCGTGCTGTCGGCCACTGGCATGAGCCAGCAGCGCCTGTTCCGCATGACCCTGTTCCCGGCCACGCTGGTGGCGCTGGTGGTGGCATGGCTGAGCCTGAGTCTGGCCCCGCAAGGTGCCAACCAGTTCCAGCTGCTGCTGAACAAGCAGGACGCCCTGACCGAATTCGACACCCTTGAGCCGGGCCGCTTCCAGGCGTTGCGCGATGGCACGCGGGTGACCTACACCGAAAACCTGAGCGACGACCGGGTCAACCTGGGCAGCGTGTTCATCTCGCAGAAAAACCTCGGTGCCAACCAGGCGGATCGCGGGATTTCCGTGCTGGTGGCCGAGAAAGGCCGGCAGGAAGTCCGTCCTGATGGCAACCGTTACCTGATCCTGCACAACGGCTACCGCTACGACGGCAGTCCGGGACTGGCCAACTACCGCGCCATCCACTACGAAACCTACGGTGTTCTGCTGCCCAAGCCCGATGTCAGCGAGGAAGTCACCGACCGTGACGCCATGCCGACGTCGACCCTGATGGCCAGTGATGACATCCGCGCCAAGACCGAACTGCAATGGCGCCTGTCGCTGCCGCTGCTGGTATTTATCGTGACTCTGATGGCGGTGCCGCTGTCGCGGGTCAATCCGCGCCAGGGGCGCTTCCTCAAGTTGCTGCCGGCGATTCTTCTTTATATGGCTTACCTGACCATCCTGATTGCCGCTCGCGGCGCCCTCGAAAAAGGCAAGATCCCGGCGAGCCTGGGTCTGTGGTGGGTACACGGGATCTTCCTGGTCATCGGTATCGGCCTGCTGTACTGGGAACCGCTGCGCCTGAAAATGGCCAGCCGTCGCAGCGCTGCGCTGGAGGTGGCTCGTGGTTAA
- the lepA gene encoding translation elongation factor 4, translating into MSDLSHIRNFSIIAHIDHGKSTLADRFIQMCGGLAEREMEAQVLDSMDLERERGITIKAHSVTLYYKAKDGVTYQLNFIDTPGHVDFTYEVSRSLAACEGALLVVDAGQGVEAQSVANCYTAIEQGLEVMPVLNKIDLPQAEPDRVKDEIEKIIGIDATDAVTCSAKTGLGVDEVLERLVATIPAPTGNIEDPLQALIIDSWFDNYLGVVSLVRVRHGRVKKGDKILVKSTGKVHLVDSVGVFNPKHTATADLKAGEVGFIIASIKDIHGAPVGDTLTLSSTPDVPVLPGFKRIQPQVYAGLFPVSSDDFEDFREALQKLTLNDSSLQYTPESSDALGFGFRCGFLGMLHMEIIQERLEREYDLDLITTAPTVIFELVLKTGETIYVDNPSKLPDVSAIEDMREPIVRANILVPQEHLGNVITLCIEKRGVQVDMLFLGNQVQVTYDLPMNEVVLDFFDRLKSTSRGYASLDYHFDRYQSANLVKLDVLINGDKVDALALIVHRDNSHFKGRQLTEKMKELIPRQMFDVAIQAAIGGQIVARTTVKALRKNVLAKCYGGDVSRKKKLLEKQKAGKKRMKQVGNVEIPQEAFLAVLRLE; encoded by the coding sequence GTGAGTGATTTGAGTCATATCCGCAATTTCTCCATCATCGCCCACATTGACCATGGCAAGTCGACGCTGGCTGACCGTTTCATCCAGATGTGCGGTGGCCTGGCCGAGCGTGAAATGGAAGCCCAGGTACTGGATTCCATGGATCTGGAGCGCGAACGCGGGATCACCATCAAGGCCCACAGCGTTACCCTCTATTACAAAGCCAAAGACGGCGTCACCTACCAGCTGAACTTCATTGACACCCCCGGCCACGTCGACTTCACCTACGAAGTCAGCCGTTCCCTGGCCGCGTGTGAAGGTGCCTTGCTGGTGGTCGACGCGGGTCAGGGTGTTGAAGCCCAGTCCGTGGCCAACTGCTACACCGCCATCGAGCAGGGCCTCGAGGTCATGCCGGTACTGAACAAGATCGACCTGCCGCAGGCCGAGCCCGACCGCGTCAAGGACGAGATCGAGAAGATCATCGGCATCGACGCCACCGACGCCGTCACCTGCAGCGCCAAGACCGGCCTGGGTGTCGACGAAGTGCTCGAGCGTCTGGTCGCGACCATTCCTGCGCCGACCGGCAACATCGAAGATCCGCTGCAAGCGTTGATCATCGACTCCTGGTTCGACAACTACCTGGGCGTTGTCTCCCTGGTGCGCGTGCGTCATGGCCGCGTGAAGAAGGGCGACAAGATCCTGGTGAAATCCACCGGCAAGGTCCACCTGGTCGACAGCGTCGGTGTTTTCAACCCGAAACACACCGCCACCGCAGACCTGAAGGCCGGCGAAGTGGGCTTCATCATCGCCAGCATCAAGGACATTCACGGTGCACCGGTCGGTGACACCCTGACCTTGAGCTCGACGCCGGATGTTCCGGTACTGCCGGGTTTCAAACGCATTCAGCCACAGGTTTACGCCGGTCTGTTCCCGGTCAGCTCCGACGACTTCGAGGACTTCCGCGAAGCGCTGCAGAAGCTGACCCTGAACGACTCGTCGCTGCAGTACACCCCGGAAAGCTCCGACGCCCTGGGCTTCGGCTTCCGTTGCGGCTTCCTCGGCATGCTGCACATGGAGATCATCCAGGAGCGCCTGGAGCGCGAATACGACCTGGACCTGATCACCACGGCACCAACCGTAATCTTCGAACTGGTGCTGAAAACCGGTGAAACGATTTACGTCGACAACCCGTCGAAGCTGCCGGACGTGTCCGCGATCGAAGACATGCGCGAGCCAATCGTGCGTGCCAACATCCTGGTACCGCAGGAGCACCTGGGCAACGTCATCACCCTGTGCATCGAAAAACGCGGTGTTCAGGTCGACATGCTGTTCCTCGGCAACCAGGTCCAGGTGACCTACGACCTGCCGATGAACGAAGTGGTCCTGGACTTCTTCGACCGTCTGAAATCCACCAGCCGCGGCTATGCTTCGCTGGACTACCATTTCGATCGTTACCAATCGGCTAATCTGGTGAAACTGGACGTGCTGATCAACGGCGACAAGGTCGACGCCCTGGCGCTGATCGTGCACCGTGACAATTCGCACTTCAAAGGTCGCCAGTTGACCGAGAAGATGAAAGAACTGATTCCTCGTCAGATGTTCGACGTGGCCATCCAGGCTGCCATTGGCGGTCAGATCGTCGCCCGGACAACCGTCAAGGCACTCAGAAAGAACGTATTGGCCAAATGCTACGGCGGTGACGTCAGCCGTAAGAAGAAACTGCTCGAGAAGCAAAAGGCCGGTAAGAAACGCATGAAGCAGGTCGGCAACGTGGAAATTCCACAAGAAGCCTTCCTTGCCGTGCTCAGGTTGGAATAG
- the recO gene encoding DNA repair protein RecO, producing MSQTPPAQPAYVLHSRAYRETSALVDFLTPQGRLRAVLRSARGKAGTLARPFVPLEVEFRGKGELKNVGRMESAGNATWMVGEALFSGLYLNELLIRLLPAEDPHPAVFDHYAATLLALAEGRPLEPLLRSFEWRLLDDLGYGFSLNTDINDEPIAPDGLYRLQVDAGLERVYLLQPGLFNGTELLAMAEADWSASGALSAAKRLMRQALAVHLGGRPLVSRELFRKP from the coding sequence ATGTCTCAAACGCCTCCCGCCCAACCCGCCTACGTCCTGCACTCCCGCGCCTATCGCGAAACCAGTGCCTTGGTGGACTTCCTCACGCCGCAAGGTCGGTTGCGGGCGGTGTTGCGCAGCGCGCGGGGCAAGGCCGGGACGCTGGCGCGTCCGTTCGTGCCGCTGGAAGTGGAATTCCGTGGCAAGGGTGAGTTGAAGAATGTCGGGCGAATGGAAAGTGCCGGCAATGCGACGTGGATGGTCGGCGAGGCGCTGTTCAGTGGCCTCTATCTCAACGAGTTGCTGATCCGCCTGCTGCCAGCCGAAGACCCGCACCCCGCGGTGTTCGATCATTACGCGGCCACCTTGCTGGCTTTGGCAGAAGGCCGGCCACTGGAGCCGTTGCTGCGTTCCTTCGAATGGCGCCTGCTTGACGACCTCGGCTATGGCTTTTCTCTGAACACCGACATCAATGACGAGCCCATCGCTCCCGATGGTCTCTATCGGTTGCAGGTGGATGCGGGACTTGAGCGGGTCTACCTGCTGCAACCCGGCCTGTTCAACGGCACCGAACTGCTGGCCATGGCCGAAGCCGACTGGTCTGCCTCCGGCGCCTTGTCCGCCGCCAAACGCTTGATGCGTCAGGCACTTGCAGTTCATCTTGGCGGTCGTCCCTTGGTCAGTCGCGAGCTGTTTCGAAAGCCATAA
- the era gene encoding GTPase Era produces the protein MTDTNATRCGYVAIVGRPNVGKSTLLNHILGQKLAITSRKPQTTRHNMLGIKTEGDVQAIYVDTPGMHKGGEKALNRYMNKTASAALKDVDVVIFVVDRTKWTEEDQMVLERVQYVTGPLIVALNKTDRIEDKAELMPHLSWLQEQLPNAQIIPISAQHGHNLDALEKVIADHLPENDHFFPEDQITDRSSRFLAAELVREKIMRQMGAELPYQITVEIEEFKQQGKTLHIHALILVERDGQKKIIIGDKGERIKRIGTEARKDMELLFDSKIMLNLWVKVKGGWSDDERALRSLGYGDL, from the coding sequence ATGACTGATACAAACGCAACTCGCTGTGGCTATGTTGCCATCGTCGGCCGTCCCAACGTGGGCAAGTCCACGCTGCTGAACCACATCCTCGGCCAGAAGCTCGCGATCACCTCGCGCAAGCCGCAGACCACTCGCCACAACATGCTCGGGATCAAGACCGAAGGCGACGTGCAGGCGATCTATGTCGACACCCCGGGCATGCACAAGGGTGGCGAAAAGGCCCTGAACCGATATATGAACAAGACCGCTTCGGCAGCGTTGAAAGACGTCGACGTGGTGATCTTCGTGGTCGACCGCACCAAGTGGACCGAAGAAGACCAGATGGTGCTGGAGCGTGTGCAGTACGTGACCGGCCCGCTGATCGTCGCGCTGAACAAGACCGACCGCATCGAGGACAAGGCCGAGCTGATGCCGCACCTGTCCTGGTTGCAGGAACAGCTGCCGAATGCGCAGATCATTCCGATCTCGGCGCAGCACGGGCATAACCTCGATGCACTGGAAAAGGTCATCGCTGACCATCTGCCGGAGAACGATCACTTCTTCCCGGAAGACCAGATCACCGACCGCAGCAGCCGTTTCCTCGCCGCCGAACTGGTGCGCGAGAAAATCATGCGCCAGATGGGCGCCGAGCTGCCGTACCAGATCACCGTGGAAATCGAAGAGTTCAAGCAACAGGGCAAGACTCTGCACATCCACGCGCTGATCCTCGTCGAGCGTGACGGCCAGAAGAAAATCATCATTGGCGACAAGGGCGAGCGCATCAAGCGCATCGGCACCGAGGCGCGCAAGGACATGGAGCTGCTGTTCGACTCCAAGATCATGCTCAACCTGTGGGTGAAGGTTAAGGGCGGCTGGTCCGACGACGAACGTGCGCTGCGTTCGCTGGGTTACGGCGACCTGTAA
- the pdxJ gene encoding pyridoxine 5'-phosphate synthase: protein MTTSNRILLGVNIDHVATLRQARGTRYPDPVKAALDAEEAGADGITVHLREDRRHIQERDVLLLKDVLQTRMNFEMGVTEEMMAFAERIRPAHICLVPETRQELTTEGGLDVAGQEERIRAAVERLSKIGSEVSLFIDADERQIAASKRVGAPAIELHTGRYADAETPTEVAEELKRVADGVAFGLAQGLIVNAGHGLHYHNVEAVAAIKGINELNIGHALVAHALFVGFKSAVSEMKALILAAAKA from the coding sequence GTGACCACCAGCAATCGCATTCTTCTTGGCGTGAACATCGACCACGTCGCCACCCTGCGTCAGGCTCGGGGCACGCGCTATCCGGATCCGGTCAAGGCCGCGCTGGACGCGGAAGAGGCGGGCGCCGACGGCATCACCGTGCACCTGCGCGAGGACCGTCGCCACATTCAGGAGCGCGACGTACTGTTGCTCAAGGATGTGCTGCAAACCCGCATGAACTTCGAAATGGGCGTCACCGAAGAAATGATGGCGTTCGCCGAGCGCATCCGTCCGGCTCACATCTGTCTGGTGCCGGAGACGCGTCAGGAACTGACCACCGAAGGCGGTCTGGACGTGGCGGGGCAGGAAGAGCGCATCAGGGCAGCGGTGGAACGTCTGTCGAAGATCGGCAGCGAAGTGTCGCTGTTCATCGACGCTGATGAGCGGCAGATCGCTGCCTCGAAACGAGTCGGCGCACCGGCCATCGAGCTGCACACCGGGCGCTACGCAGATGCCGAAACACCGACCGAAGTGGCTGAAGAGCTCAAGCGTGTGGCGGACGGCGTGGCATTCGGTCTGGCCCAGGGCCTGATCGTCAATGCCGGTCACGGTCTGCACTACCACAACGTTGAAGCTGTGGCCGCGATCAAGGGCATCAACGAACTGAACATTGGTCATGCGCTCGTGGCGCATGCGTTGTTTGTCGGCTTCAAGTCGGCAGTGTCGGAGATGAAGGCGCTGATCCTGGCGGCTGCAAAGGCCTGA
- the mltF gene encoding membrane-bound lytic murein transglycosylase MltF, whose protein sequence is MFSPTALRPRYAKWLIATGLFLMLSGCVDKPNTLERVKEDGVLRVITRNSPATYFQDRSGETGFEYELVKRFADDLGVELKIETADNLDDLFDQVGKPNGPVLAAAGLVSSDQRKKQVRFSHAYLEVTPQIIYRNGQSRPTDASELVGKKIMVLKGSTHAEQLAELKQKYPGIEYEESDAVEVVDLLRMVDEGQIDLTLVDSNEVAMNQVYFTNIRVAFDLGDARSQSWAVAAGEDNSLLNEINSYLDKVQKNGTLQRLKDRYYGHVDVLGYMGATTFAQHLQQRLPKYEQHFKTYAKKEKVDWRLLAAIGYQESLWQPAVTSKTGVRGLMMLTQNTAQAMGVSNRLDPKQSIMGGAKYLAYMKDQLDDSIQEPDRTWFALAAYNVGSGHLDDARKLASREGLNPDKWLDVKKMLPRLSQKQWYSKTRYGYARGGEPVHFVANIRRYYDILTWVTQPQLEGDQVAEGNLHVPGIDKSKPAQENPPL, encoded by the coding sequence ATGTTTTCCCCAACGGCTTTGCGTCCGCGGTACGCCAAATGGCTGATCGCAACCGGACTCTTCCTGATGCTCAGTGGCTGTGTTGATAAACCCAACACCCTCGAGCGCGTAAAGGAGGATGGTGTGCTGCGGGTGATCACCCGTAACAGCCCCGCCACCTACTTTCAGGATCGCAGCGGCGAAACCGGCTTCGAATACGAGCTGGTGAAGCGCTTCGCCGACGATTTGGGGGTGGAGCTGAAGATCGAGACCGCCGACAACCTCGACGACCTGTTCGACCAGGTCGGCAAACCCAACGGTCCGGTACTGGCCGCCGCCGGCTTGGTCAGCAGCGATCAGCGCAAGAAGCAGGTTCGGTTCTCCCACGCCTATCTCGAAGTCACCCCGCAGATCATCTATCGCAACGGTCAGTCCCGCCCGACCGACGCCAGTGAACTGGTCGGCAAGAAGATCATGGTGCTCAAGGGCAGCACCCACGCCGAACAGCTCGCCGAGCTGAAACAGAAGTATCCCGGGATTGAATACGAAGAATCCGACGCCGTCGAAGTGGTCGACCTGCTGCGCATGGTCGATGAAGGCCAGATCGACCTGACCCTGGTCGACTCCAACGAAGTGGCGATGAACCAGGTGTACTTCACCAATATCCGCGTGGCCTTCGACCTCGGCGATGCGCGCAGCCAGAGCTGGGCAGTGGCCGCCGGTGAAGACAACAGCCTGCTCAACGAGATCAACAGTTATCTGGACAAGGTGCAGAAGAACGGCACCCTGCAACGCCTGAAAGACCGCTACTACGGCCACGTCGACGTCCTCGGTTACATGGGCGCCACGACCTTCGCCCAGCATTTGCAGCAGCGGTTGCCCAAATACGAACAGCACTTCAAGACTTACGCCAAGAAAGAGAAAGTCGACTGGCGCCTGCTCGCGGCCATCGGTTATCAGGAATCGCTGTGGCAACCGGCCGTCACTTCGAAGACCGGCGTGCGCGGCCTGATGATGCTGACCCAGAACACCGCCCAGGCCATGGGCGTATCCAACCGCCTCGATCCGAAGCAGAGCATCATGGGCGGCGCGAAGTACCTGGCTTACATGAAGGATCAGCTCGACGATTCGATCCAGGAGCCGGATCGTACGTGGTTTGCACTGGCCGCCTACAACGTTGGCAGCGGCCACCTGGATGACGCGCGCAAACTGGCGTCCCGGGAAGGCCTGAATCCGGACAAGTGGCTGGATGTGAAGAAGATGCTGCCGCGCCTGTCGCAGAAGCAGTGGTACAGCAAGACCCGCTATGGCTACGCCCGTGGCGGCGAACCGGTGCATTTCGTGGCCAACATCCGTCGCTACTACGACATCCTGACCTGGGTGACCCAGCCGCAACTCGAGGGCGATCAGGTCGCCGAAGGCAATCTGCATGTGCCGGGGATCGACAAATCCAAGCCGGCGCAGGAAAACCCGCCGCTCTGA
- the lptG gene encoding LPS export ABC transporter permease LptG, whose protein sequence is MVKLDRYIGSSVFMAIIAVLAIILGLATLFAFIDEMSDVSDTYTLADVLSFVLLTAPRRLYDMLPMAALIGCLIGLGSLASSSELTVMRAAGVSIGRIVWAVMKPMLVLMLAGVLIGEYVAPATESMAQANRSLAQGSGDAQSAKHGMWHRQGEEFIHINAVQPDGLLYGVTRYHFDKERHLLSSSFAKRAEFDGTRWQLTDVTTTLFHERSTEVVNKPTEDWDVSISPQLLNTVVMAPEALSITGLWGYIHYLADQGLSNGRYWLAFWVKVLQPLVTAALVLMAISFIFGPLRSVTLGQRVFTGVLVGFTFRIVQDLLGPSSLVFGFSPLFAVLVPAGVCALAGVWLLRRAG, encoded by the coding sequence GTGGTTAAACTCGACCGCTACATCGGCAGCAGCGTGTTCATGGCGATCATCGCCGTGCTGGCGATCATCCTGGGGCTGGCGACATTGTTTGCCTTCATCGACGAGATGAGCGACGTCAGCGATACCTACACCCTGGCTGATGTGCTGAGCTTTGTACTGCTGACCGCACCGCGCCGGCTCTATGACATGTTGCCGATGGCAGCACTGATCGGCTGTCTGATCGGCCTCGGCAGTCTGGCGAGCAGCAGTGAGCTGACGGTGATGCGTGCGGCGGGTGTGTCCATCGGGCGCATCGTCTGGGCGGTCATGAAGCCGATGCTGGTGCTGATGCTGGCCGGCGTGCTGATCGGCGAGTACGTTGCGCCGGCTACCGAGAGCATGGCTCAGGCCAATCGTTCGCTGGCTCAAGGCAGTGGCGACGCGCAAAGCGCCAAGCACGGTATGTGGCACCGTCAGGGTGAGGAATTCATCCATATCAACGCCGTTCAACCCGATGGCCTGTTGTATGGCGTGACCCGCTATCACTTCGACAAGGAACGCCACCTGCTGAGCTCGAGCTTCGCCAAGCGCGCCGAGTTCGATGGCACTCGCTGGCAGCTCACCGATGTGACCACCACGCTGTTCCATGAGCGCAGCACCGAAGTCGTCAACAAACCGACCGAAGACTGGGATGTGTCCATCAGCCCGCAGCTGCTGAACACCGTGGTCATGGCACCGGAAGCGCTGTCGATTACCGGGCTGTGGGGTTACATCCACTACCTGGCCGATCAAGGGCTGAGCAACGGCCGTTACTGGCTGGCCTTTTGGGTCAAGGTGTTGCAGCCGCTGGTGACCGCCGCGCTGGTGCTGATGGCGATCTCCTTCATTTTCGGCCCGCTGCGCTCGGTAACCCTCGGTCAGCGGGTGTTTACCGGTGTGCTGGTGGGGTTCACCTTCCGCATCGTTCAGGATCTGCTCGGTCCGTCCAGTCTGGTATTCGGCTTCTCGCCGCTGTTCGCAGTGCTGGTGCCGGCAGGCGTCTGTGCCCTGGCGGGTGTCTGGTTGCTGCGTCGAGCCGGTTGA